A region of Bombus huntii isolate Logan2020A chromosome 15, iyBomHunt1.1, whole genome shotgun sequence DNA encodes the following proteins:
- the LOC126873823 gene encoding uncharacterized protein LOC126873823 isoform X5, producing MLFIFNSTLSMLHHLPRSFPQHHPILRYALDTYYGCLQSSYICGHNGFRYLCCSTNSAMLPHWLSYMVFCKQRSITYFARKPSRVMITCSQGVRYLYYSTNSTTTYTTALRCPLKSLYSLFISVMR from the exons ATGTTGTTTATATTTA ATTCTACTCTTTCGATGCTGCATCACTTACCTAGATCATTCCCACAACATCATCCGATTCTTCGATATGCCTTGGATACTTACTACGGTTGTCTTCAATCGTCTTATATCTGTGGCCATAATG gtttccgctatctgtgttgTTCGACGAACAGCGCCATGCTTCCACA ctggctGTCGTACATGGTGTTCTGCAAACAGAGATCCATAACCTATTTTGCACGTAAACCTTCTCGtgtgatgattacttgttcacaag gtgttcgatatctgtattattcgacgaataGCACTACAACATACACTActgcactacgttgcccactgaaatcactttattcattgtttatttcggttatgcgctag
- the LOC126873823 gene encoding uncharacterized protein LOC126873823 isoform X2 produces the protein MMLYYIVLAIICDEVRMCGVRATNFSTWSLACIVDSTLSMLHHLPRSFPQHHPILRYALDTYYGCLQSSYICGHNGFRYLCCSTNSAMLPHWLSYMVFCKQRSITYFARKPSRVMITCSQGFRYLYYSTNSVTPPFDLSTI, from the exons atgatgctgtattacATTGTATTGGCTATTATTTGTGATGAGGTGCGTATGTGTGgggtgcgcgcgacgaatttttcaacatggtcgcttgCGTGTatcgttg ATTCTACTCTTTCGATGCTGCATCACTTACCTAGATCATTCCCACAACATCATCCGATTCTTCGATATGCCTTGGATACTTACTACGGTTGTCTTCAATCGTCTTATATCTGTGGCCATAATG gtttccgctatctgtgttgTTCGACGAACAGCGCCATGCTTCCACA ctggctGTCGTACATGGTGTTCTGCAAACAGAGATCCATAACCTATTTTGCACGTAAACCTTCTCGtgtgatgattacttgttcacaag gttttcgctatctgtattattcgaccaACAGTGtcacacctccttttgatttatccacaatatag
- the LOC126873823 gene encoding uncharacterized protein LOC126873823 isoform X1, which produces MMLYYIVLAIICDEVRMCGVRATNFSTWSLACIVDSTLSMLHHLPRSFPQHHPILRYALDTYYGCLQSSYICGHNGFRYLCCSTNSAMLPHWLSYMVFCKQRSITYFARKPSRVMITCSQGVRYLYYSTNSTTTYTTALRCPLKSLYSLFISVMR; this is translated from the exons atgatgctgtattacATTGTATTGGCTATTATTTGTGATGAGGTGCGTATGTGTGgggtgcgcgcgacgaatttttcaacatggtcgcttgCGTGTatcgttg ATTCTACTCTTTCGATGCTGCATCACTTACCTAGATCATTCCCACAACATCATCCGATTCTTCGATATGCCTTGGATACTTACTACGGTTGTCTTCAATCGTCTTATATCTGTGGCCATAATG gtttccgctatctgtgttgTTCGACGAACAGCGCCATGCTTCCACA ctggctGTCGTACATGGTGTTCTGCAAACAGAGATCCATAACCTATTTTGCACGTAAACCTTCTCGtgtgatgattacttgttcacaag gtgttcgatatctgtattattcgacgaataGCACTACAACATACACTActgcactacgttgcccactgaaatcactttattcattgtttatttcggttatgcgctag
- the LOC126873823 gene encoding uncharacterized protein LOC126873823 isoform X3, with translation MMLYYIVLAIICDEVRMCGVRATNFSTWSLACIVDSTLSMLHHLPRSFPQHHPILRYALDTYYGCLQSSYICGHNGFRYLCCSTNSAMLPHWLSYMVFCKQRSITYFARKPSRVMITCSQGSCHTLCSTNNDP, from the exons atgatgctgtattacATTGTATTGGCTATTATTTGTGATGAGGTGCGTATGTGTGgggtgcgcgcgacgaatttttcaacatggtcgcttgCGTGTatcgttg ATTCTACTCTTTCGATGCTGCATCACTTACCTAGATCATTCCCACAACATCATCCGATTCTTCGATATGCCTTGGATACTTACTACGGTTGTCTTCAATCGTCTTATATCTGTGGCCATAATG gtttccgctatctgtgttgTTCGACGAACAGCGCCATGCTTCCACA ctggctGTCGTACATGGTGTTCTGCAAACAGAGATCCATAACCTATTTTGCACGTAAACCTTCTCGtgtgatgattacttgttcacaag gtagctgtcatacattatgttccacgaacaacgatccataa
- the LOC126873823 gene encoding uncharacterized protein LOC126873823 isoform X4, translating into MVACVYRWFNVNNSTLSMLHHLPRSFPQHHPILRYALDTYYGCLQSSYICGHNGFRYLCCSTNSAMLPHWLSYMVFCKQRSITYFARKPSRVMITCSQGVRYLYYSTNSTTTYTTALRCPLKSLYSLFISVMR; encoded by the exons atggtcgcttgCGTGTatcgttggtttaatgtcaaca ATTCTACTCTTTCGATGCTGCATCACTTACCTAGATCATTCCCACAACATCATCCGATTCTTCGATATGCCTTGGATACTTACTACGGTTGTCTTCAATCGTCTTATATCTGTGGCCATAATG gtttccgctatctgtgttgTTCGACGAACAGCGCCATGCTTCCACA ctggctGTCGTACATGGTGTTCTGCAAACAGAGATCCATAACCTATTTTGCACGTAAACCTTCTCGtgtgatgattacttgttcacaag gtgttcgatatctgtattattcgacgaataGCACTACAACATACACTActgcactacgttgcccactgaaatcactttattcattgtttatttcggttatgcgctag